A segment of the Methylomonas paludis genome:
TCAACAAACACCATTAATCGCCCACCCCGCAGTACAAACTGATCAATAGCAAACAGAGCATCTTCACTAAGTTGTTTAGGATGCACAACAATTAACACATTGATATTTTGCGCTATAGTTTTTAAAGAACTTGCATCTAAGGTTTTCAGGTCGAACTGCTGCGATAATTGCTGCTCAATACTAGCATTCAGCTTCAATCCAGTGATTAAGCCAACACTGCTTTTTCGGCTTATGGTCAGATCCTGCATCAATTTGGCTGTTTCGTATTCCAAAAAGGCCTCTTTACCGGGATCAAAAAATGGAATCACAGCTTGTCCATCGGTGGAATTACTACCAACCAAACCAAAAAATATTTTCTCACCGGTCTGTCCCATTGCCACCCCCCGCACTCCAGAGGCTAAGGCCTGATCTTCGGCATCTGAGTAAGCAATAGGATCAATAAATTCCAAAACGATACGGCCATTTGTCAGGCTACTCATTTCTTCAAGTAATTCTCTGACTCTCTCATAATATAAACGCAGATTGCGAATTTCATGATTATTACTGTCAGCCGTAACTTTATCGGAAAAATACAAAGTCAAATGTACTGGCTCATCCAGAGATTTCAAAATATTTTGCGTACCGTTAGACAAGGTATAGAGTGACTGATTAGTCAAATCGAGTCTCAAGCCACGCAACAGATTATCGCTAAGCAATACCAAGCTAACAAACAACGCCCCCAGTAGCAGCAAGGCGCTACCGGTCAAAATTTTACGATTGGCTATCATCATTTCATCTCCTTAGTCAGCCTTCTTCAGATCAATCACGAGAGTGTTGGCATATAGCCAAAAGCTGATACTGAGCAGAAAATAAATGAGATCACGCACATCAATGACGCCTTTGCTAATGGTATTGAAATGAGTCAAAAAGCTAATATCAGCGATAGCATCTACCAGGATTTGCGGAGCTATAGCTCTAAAGACATCCAATACCATAGGTGAACCGGCCAGTAACAACACAAAACACACCACCACACTTAAGATAAAAGCAACCGCCTGACTACGGGTTAATGCCGACAAACAGGTTCCTATGGCCAAGAAAGCACCTGCCATCAATAAACTCCCCAAGTAAGCAGCAAAAATAACGCCATTATCGGGCTTACCCAAAATATTGACGGTTACCCAGATAGGAAAAGTTAAGGATAGGGCTATACCGATAAAACACCATGCGGCAGCAAATTTTGCCAATACCGCTTGCCAAATGCTGATGGGTAAAGTTAATAATAATTCTATTGTGCCGCTCTTACGTTCATCTGCCCAGAGCCGCATGGCAACTGCAGGTACTAAAAATAAGTATAGCCAGGGATGAAATCGAAAAAATGGCTCCAAATCAGCTTGTCCACGTTCAAGAAAATCTCCCAAATAGAAAGTTAACGCACCAGACAACAGCAGAAAAATGACGATAAATACAAATGCAATCGGTGTTGCAAAATAACTGCGAAATTCGCGCTTAAAGAGTACCCATGCCGGATTCATAGCAGCACCTCTTTTTGGTAGGGAGCAGTAATACTACGGAATACCTCATCCAGACGACCAGATTCCAATTGTAGTTCGCTGACTTTCAAATTTTTACGGTCTATTACAGCACTGACAGCCGGCAAAATTTCCACATTAGGCAACGGAAATACCGTAAGCCGACTATCCTGAGGATCAACTTCAATACTGGCGACACCCGAGATCTCGCTTAGTGCCTGTCTGGCACTGGCGGTGTCCTCTGCAGTTAAAGAAACAGCCATATGATAACGAGATCGAGCTGCCAACTCAGCAGGCGTGGCATCAGCTAATAATTTCCCCCCGGCTATGATAATACTGCGCTTACAGACGGCGCTGACTTCCTCAAGGATATGGGTTGAAATCACAATGACTTTATTCCGAGCCATGGCATTGATCAGCCCACGCACTTGATGTTTTTGATTGGGATCAAGACCATCAGTGGGTTCATCCAATATCAGGACTTCGGGGTCGTGTAATATAGCCTGAGCTAGGCCCACCCTGCGTTTAAAGCCTTTGGACAATGTATCGATACTTTGATCTAGTACGGCTTCCAACTCCAAGCGACCAATCACATCATTAAGCCGGCGTTTACGGTAAGCCCCGCTCAGTCCTCTTATAGCCGCGATAAACTCTAAAAACTGCCTGGGGGTCATTTCACCATAGCTCGGTGCACCTTCCGGTAAATAGCCTACCACCTGTTTTACTTGCAAAGCTTGTTTTTGCACATCAAAACCACAAACTGAAGCAGAACCGGAACTGGGCGTTAGAAATCCAGTCAGCATTTTCATGGTAGTCGATTTTCCAGCGCCATTAGGCCCCAGAAAGCCCAAAACTTCACCAGGTTCCACCCGAAAGCTGACATGATCAACAGCGGTGAACCCACCATAACATTTGGTTAGTTCCAGGGTTTCAATCATAAAGCATACCTCGCACAACGTCTTATCAAACCGGTAAACATCTAAGCTAGCTCCTTCTATGTGTCAAACAAATTAACTGATAACTAAGCCCTACCGACATAGCGGGTTCATCAAGCCTTTTTACCTCAAACTAACAATAGAGAAATGAGGTAAAGCCTCATCAAAACTCAAAGTGTATCTTAGTTTACATTCAAATAAGTATACAAACTTAGCCGTATCATACGCCAGACCAATGATTTCCGGTCACGTCCTTCTTGGATAAGTGATCACAACTCGGCTCAGTGTCGAGATTAAAGCTTTCAAACAGTTATGGCCGGCGACTCAATAGGTTAAAATACAGCGACCTCACACTGCATTTATTTTGCTGCCGCGTATGGAAAAAATTATCGAACTGAAACAGGTTTTTAAAGATTACGCTCAAGCAGGCAGTCCGCAAAGTGTATTACACGATATTAATCTTGAGGTTTTTCCCGGCGAGTTTCTGGCGATAGTTGGCCCTTCGGGCAACGGCAAATCGACATTGCTGAACCTGATTACCGGTATCGATTATCCCACCAGCGGTGAAGTGCTTGTTAACGGCACCAGACTCCAGCGTCTCAGCAACGAACAACTCACACGTTGGCGCGGCGCTAATGTCGGCATTGTGTTTCAGTTTTTTCAACTTTTGCCTACCTTGAATCTGTTGCAAAATATTTTGTTGCCCATGGATTTTCTAGGTCATTTAAGCAAAATCCAACGCAAAGAACGAGCCGAGCATTTGCTGGAACTGGTTGGACTAAGCCCAGAATCAAAGCGCTTACCCAGTCAGATTTCCGGCGGCCAGCAACAGCGTGCCGCTATCGCCCGGGCCCTGGCCAACGACCCGGCACTGATTGTGGCTGATGAGCCCACCGGCAATCTGGATGCTGCAACTGCGGAAGTGGTTTTTAATTTGTTTGCACATCTGCGGGATCAAGGTAAAACGCTGGTGATGGTCACACATAATGAAGAACTGGCTGCGGCGGCGAGCCGCAAACTAGAAATAAGATCAGGGCGTATTCATGCCGATATATTACTAAACCGCTATGGCGGGGATTTACTTTGAATACACTTTGGCACAAAGTTTGGGCCGAATTATGGGCTTACAAAGTGCGTACCCTGATGGCGATACTAAGCATCAGTGCGGGTGTCAGTTGCGTGGGTGTGTTATTCGGCATGATCGACCTGGAGCTGGCGAAAATGGATGCCGCCCATTTAAAATCTCAACCTTCGCACATCAGCTTGATTTTACGCAGCGATGCCGACCATGATCTTCTCAAGCAAATAGCAGCTCTCGATGGAGTGGCAGGCATTGATCCCATGACACCATTGACGGTGCGTTATAGCTCGGCCGGCAGCAATCATTGGCAAATGGCCACATTGATTATCCGGCCCGATTATACCGAACAGCAATTTGATAAAACCCTGTTGCAGAATGGTAAATGGCCTACAGACCGGCAAATCGGCATTGAAAATCTATCAGCCTCATTCAGCGGTTTAGGTGTTGGTGACACCATAGATTTTGAAACAGATAATACGGTACTGACTACCACTATCAGCGGCGTACTTCGGCATCCTTTTGTGAAACCACCCAATTTCGGTGGACAAATGCATTTCTTTGGCGATACTCAACTTGCCCGGGTTTTTGGCATCCCTGCCGGCAGTTTTCGGCAATTATTGGTGCAGATCACCCCGCCCTATAGCACAGATAAAGCTCGCAAAATAGCCCAAACCATTCGCAGCCTGTTTCTAGCCCGGCATATAGCCGTTAATGTCACACTATTACAAGATCCGCAAAAACACTGGGGACGGCCATTCTTTGCCGGTGTCAATTTGGTTCTGCAAATCATGGCCCTTGCAGCACTGTTGCTGTGCAGCGTGCAGATTTTTAACACAGTATCAGCCAATATAGACCAGCAAACATATCAGATCGGCATTATGAAAGCGTTGGGGGGCAGCACTTTCACCATCAGCAAAATCTATGGCGCAGAAATTTTGTTCACAGCAATGGCAGCGCTAATCGTGGCTGTCCCCCTAGGATTGACTGGTGCTTATCTCAGTTCCTGCCAATTGCTGAGTTTGTTTAATATAGCCTGCGATGGCTTTGATTATGCGCCCCGTGCTATCTATTTCATGCTGGGCGGAGGCCTGCTAATTCCGCTGCTGGCGGCCGCAGGCCCAATTCTGCGCGGCGCGGCCATGTCAGTACGTGAAGCTATTTCCAGCTATGGCTTAGGCGCCGATTTTGGCCGTAACCGATTTGATTTATGGATGGAAAAAGGCACTACCAGCCACCTACCGACCATATATGCTGCAGCACTGGGAAATTTGATCCGGCGCAAAACCGAATTATTACTAACCCAGGCGGTTTTGCTGGTAGCCGGCGTGACGTTTTTGGTACTCATGAGTTTGATTGCTTCGTTAAATCTGACCCTGGACCAGGAAATGGCGCGCAGCCACTATGCCGTGAGGCTGGGCTTCAGCCGTGATCAAACCCGACACAGCGTAATGGAGACCCTGGACGCTATCGACAACCATGCTGAGTTGGAAACCTGGCAACGTTTACCGGTGGAAATTGCGGATTATCAGGGCAAACCCTTATGTCAAAAAGGCAGCCTGGGCTTACAAATGCTGGCCCTCCCGGCAGCCGGCGTCATGTATCAACCTTTGATTGAGTCAGGCCGCTGGCTGAGAAGCGATGATGCAGGTCAGCGAGTGCTGGTGCTAAGCGCAGAAAGTGCTGAATTAAACAGCATTCAGACCGGTGATAGCTTAAATATCCAGCTGAGCACCGTCAAAGAAGTTTGGCAAGTCATTGGTACTTACCGCTGGCTGGCGGGTAATAATTTCAGCGTCGAGCCAGTTTACGCACCTCTGGAAACCTTACAAATACAGAATGGGAATAGGGATAGCGTTTCTTTTGCCCTAATAGGCCCGGCACTAAACAAACTTAGCGAT
Coding sequences within it:
- a CDS encoding ABC transporter permease subunit; amino-acid sequence: MNPAWVLFKREFRSYFATPIAFVFIVIFLLLSGALTFYLGDFLERGQADLEPFFRFHPWLYLFLVPAVAMRLWADERKSGTIELLLTLPISIWQAVLAKFAAAWCFIGIALSLTFPIWVTVNILGKPDNGVIFAAYLGSLLMAGAFLAIGTCLSALTRSQAVAFILSVVVCFVLLLAGSPMVLDVFRAIAPQILVDAIADISFLTHFNTISKGVIDVRDLIYFLLSISFWLYANTLVIDLKKAD
- a CDS encoding ABC transporter ATP-binding protein, with protein sequence MIETLELTKCYGGFTAVDHVSFRVEPGEVLGFLGPNGAGKSTTMKMLTGFLTPSSGSASVCGFDVQKQALQVKQVVGYLPEGAPSYGEMTPRQFLEFIAAIRGLSGAYRKRRLNDVIGRLELEAVLDQSIDTLSKGFKRRVGLAQAILHDPEVLILDEPTDGLDPNQKHQVRGLINAMARNKVIVISTHILEEVSAVCKRSIIIAGGKLLADATPAELAARSRYHMAVSLTAEDTASARQALSEISGVASIEVDPQDSRLTVFPLPNVEILPAVSAVIDRKNLKVSELQLESGRLDEVFRSITAPYQKEVLL
- a CDS encoding ABC transporter ATP-binding protein; the protein is MEKIIELKQVFKDYAQAGSPQSVLHDINLEVFPGEFLAIVGPSGNGKSTLLNLITGIDYPTSGEVLVNGTRLQRLSNEQLTRWRGANVGIVFQFFQLLPTLNLLQNILLPMDFLGHLSKIQRKERAEHLLELVGLSPESKRLPSQISGGQQQRAAIARALANDPALIVADEPTGNLDAATAEVVFNLFAHLRDQGKTLVMVTHNEELAAAASRKLEIRSGRIHADILLNRYGGDLL
- a CDS encoding FtsX-like permease family protein; the protein is MNTLWHKVWAELWAYKVRTLMAILSISAGVSCVGVLFGMIDLELAKMDAAHLKSQPSHISLILRSDADHDLLKQIAALDGVAGIDPMTPLTVRYSSAGSNHWQMATLIIRPDYTEQQFDKTLLQNGKWPTDRQIGIENLSASFSGLGVGDTIDFETDNTVLTTTISGVLRHPFVKPPNFGGQMHFFGDTQLARVFGIPAGSFRQLLVQITPPYSTDKARKIAQTIRSLFLARHIAVNVTLLQDPQKHWGRPFFAGVNLVLQIMALAALLLCSVQIFNTVSANIDQQTYQIGIMKALGGSTFTISKIYGAEILFTAMAALIVAVPLGLTGAYLSSCQLLSLFNIACDGFDYAPRAIYFMLGGGLLIPLLAAAGPILRGAAMSVREAISSYGLGADFGRNRFDLWMEKGTTSHLPTIYAAALGNLIRRKTELLLTQAVLLVAGVTFLVLMSLIASLNLTLDQEMARSHYAVRLGFSRDQTRHSVMETLDAIDNHAELETWQRLPVEIADYQGKPLCQKGSLGLQMLALPAAGVMYQPLIESGRWLRSDDAGQRVLVLSAESAELNSIQTGDSLNIQLSTVKEVWQVIGTYRWLAGNNFSVEPVYAPLETLQIQNGNRDSVSFALIGPALNKLSDETAYLQKLKTEFRAKAIDLDVYATNAKLEQRQFAGNQFRPVLGTLFGLAAMIATVGGIGLSGTLTTSVMQRTREIGVLRSIGAPSQAIFRLFLLEGLFHGVTAWLLSIPLAYFSAAPIAAALGKTMLGIKLDYCFAWPAVGLWLLILMVLVSAAAYWPARKAAKLTVAGCFDHH